The Castor canadensis chromosome 8, mCasCan1.hap1v2, whole genome shotgun sequence genome contains a region encoding:
- the Snrpf gene encoding small nuclear ribonucleoprotein F, with protein MSLPLNPKPFLNGLTGKPVMVKLKWGMEYKGYLVSVDGYMNMQLANTEEYIDGALSGHLGEVLIRCNNVLYIRGVEEEEEDGEMRE; from the exons ATG AGTTTACCCCTCAATCCCAAACCTTTCCTCAATGGATTAACAGGAAAGCCAGTGATGGTAAAACTTAAGTGGGGAATGGAGTATAAAGGCTACCTGGTATCAGTAGATGGCTATATGAACATGCAG ctcGCAAACACAGAAGAATACATAGATGGGGCATTGTCTGGACATCTGGGTGAAGTTTTAATAAG GTGTAATAATGTCCTTTATATCAGAGGtgttgaagaagaggaagaagatggggAAATGAGAGAATAG